A window of Acidobacteriota bacterium contains these coding sequences:
- a CDS encoding type IV pilus twitching motility protein PilT has translation MPMTLPELLKKTVEMEGSDLHLTTNSPPQIRVHGKLQRLDLPPLSPAQTKQLAYSVCTDAQKKRFEETLELDFSFGVRGVGRFRCNVFNQRGAVASVYRVIPERVRGFHELGLPPVIAKLAERPRGLVLVTGPTGSGKSTTLAAMLDKINNERNEHILTIEDPIEYIHEHKGCVVNQREVHSDTTGFGIALRAALREDPDVVLIGEMRDLETIESALRIAETGHLTFATLHTNSASQTINRIIDVFPAHQQGQIRTQLSLVLEGIVCQTLLRRSKVPGRIVGLEILVPTPAIRNLIREDKIHQIYSAMQAGQEKLGMQTMNQCLATLYLSGQITLETALSASSLKDELLEMINRGSGVVPGAGLGRGTPMRRQA, from the coding sequence ATGCCGATGACCCTGCCGGAACTCCTGAAGAAGACCGTCGAGATGGAGGGCTCCGACCTTCACCTGACGACCAACAGCCCGCCGCAGATCCGCGTGCACGGCAAGCTGCAGCGGCTGGATCTGCCGCCGCTCTCGCCGGCCCAGACCAAGCAGCTCGCCTACAGCGTGTGCACCGACGCCCAGAAGAAGCGGTTCGAAGAAACGCTCGAGCTGGACTTCTCCTTTGGCGTGCGCGGCGTCGGGCGCTTCCGCTGCAACGTGTTCAACCAGCGGGGCGCCGTGGCTTCGGTCTACCGTGTGATTCCCGAACGGGTCCGCGGCTTTCACGAGCTCGGCCTTCCGCCCGTCATCGCCAAGCTCGCCGAGCGGCCCCGCGGCCTGGTGCTGGTGACCGGGCCCACCGGCAGCGGCAAGTCGACGACGCTCGCCGCGATGCTCGACAAGATCAACAACGAGCGTAACGAGCACATCCTGACGATCGAGGATCCGATCGAGTACATCCACGAGCACAAGGGCTGCGTGGTGAACCAGCGCGAGGTGCACAGCGACACCACGGGCTTCGGCATCGCGCTCAGGGCGGCGCTGCGCGAGGACCCCGACGTGGTGCTCATCGGCGAGATGCGCGACCTCGAGACCATCGAGTCGGCGCTGCGGATCGCCGAGACCGGTCACCTCACGTTCGCGACGCTCCACACGAACTCGGCCTCGCAGACGATCAACCGCATCATCGATGTCTTCCCGGCACACCAGCAGGGGCAGATCCGGACCCAGCTCTCCCTCGTCCTCGAGGGCATCGTCTGCCAGACGCTCCTGCGCCGGTCGAAGGTGCCAGGCCGCATCGTCGGGCTCGAGATTCTGGTGCCGACGCCGGCCATTCGCAACCTGATCCGCGAGGACAAGATTCACCAGATCTACTCCGCGATGCAGGCCGGTCAGGAGAAGCTCGGCATGCAGACGATGAACCAGTGTCTGGCGACGCTGTACCTGTCGGGGCAGATCACGCTCGAGACGGCCCTCTCGGCCAGCTCGCTCAAGGACGAACTGCTCGAGATGATCAACCGCGGTTCGGGCGTGGTGCCGGGTGCGGGGCTCGGCCGCGGCACGCCGATGCGGCGGCAGGCGTAA
- a CDS encoding type II secretion system F family protein, with translation MPTYAFSGRTRGGQAVTGERVADTLEAAMANLRREQILVTKIDPAKPKVVKAGPSARGRSVPTKNLAIFTRQFSVMIDAGLPLVQCLDILGKQEEHKGFAQTILRTREEVEGGASLADAMRKFPKAFDALYTNMVAAGEAGGILDTILKRLATYIEKNVKLKAQVKSAMIYPVAVMVIAAAVVAVILWKVIPTFAALFAGLGAQLPLPTRVVIWMSNSLVTWAPFVLVGLVVLSFAFRQFYSTYRGRRVVDGLALRLPILGVILRKVAVARFCRTLSTLLSSGVPILDGLDITAKTAGNAIIEDAIVKTRESIERGETVSAPLAATKVFPPMVTQMINVGETTGALDMMLSKIADFYEDEVDTAVAGLLTLLEPVMIAFLGVVVGGIVIAMYMPIFDLISKLT, from the coding sequence ATGCCGACCTACGCATTCTCGGGGCGGACACGCGGCGGGCAAGCGGTCACCGGCGAGCGGGTCGCCGATACGCTCGAAGCCGCCATGGCCAACCTGCGGCGAGAGCAGATTCTCGTCACCAAGATCGACCCGGCCAAGCCGAAGGTCGTCAAGGCGGGGCCATCGGCCAGGGGCCGGTCGGTGCCGACGAAGAATCTCGCGATCTTCACCCGGCAGTTCTCGGTGATGATCGACGCCGGCCTGCCGCTCGTGCAGTGCCTCGATATTCTTGGCAAGCAGGAAGAGCACAAGGGCTTCGCGCAGACCATCCTTCGCACCCGCGAGGAGGTCGAGGGCGGCGCGTCGCTGGCCGACGCGATGCGGAAGTTCCCGAAGGCCTTCGACGCGCTCTACACCAACATGGTGGCCGCGGGCGAGGCAGGCGGCATTCTCGACACGATCCTGAAGCGCCTGGCGACGTACATCGAGAAGAACGTCAAGCTGAAGGCCCAGGTCAAGTCGGCGATGATCTACCCGGTCGCCGTCATGGTGATCGCCGCGGCCGTCGTGGCGGTCATCCTGTGGAAGGTCATCCCGACTTTCGCGGCCCTGTTCGCGGGTCTCGGCGCCCAGCTGCCGCTGCCCACCCGGGTCGTGATCTGGATGAGCAACTCGCTCGTGACGTGGGCGCCGTTCGTCCTCGTCGGCCTCGTCGTGCTGAGCTTCGCGTTCCGGCAGTTCTACAGCACCTACCGGGGCCGCCGGGTGGTCGACGGGCTGGCGCTGCGGCTGCCCATCCTCGGCGTGATCCTGCGCAAGGTGGCGGTGGCGCGGTTCTGCCGCACGCTCTCCACGCTGCTCAGCTCGGGCGTGCCCATCCTCGACGGCCTCGACATCACGGCGAAGACCGCGGGCAACGCCATCATCGAAGACGCGATCGTCAAGACCCGCGAGAGCATCGAGCGTGGCGAGACCGTGTCGGCCCCGCTCGCCGCCACCAAGGTCTTCCCGCCGATGGTCACGCAGATGATCAACGTCGGCGAGACGACGGGCGCGCTCGACATGATGCTCTCGAAGATCGCTGATTTCTACGAGGACGAGGTCGACACGGCCGTGGCGGGCCTCCTGACCCTGCTCGAGCCGGTGATGATCGCGTTTCTGGGCGTGGTGGTCGGCGGCATCGTCATCGCGATGTACATGCCGATCTTCGACCTCATCTCGAAGCTGACCTGA